In a genomic window of Zerene cesonia ecotype Mississippi chromosome Z, Zerene_cesonia_1.1, whole genome shotgun sequence:
- the LOC119835628 gene encoding calpain-C isoform X3 — protein sequence MADYTEIKTNCLQKFQLWEDPDFPATQSSVFYHQVPPFQFEWKRPHELYLNPKFIHEGYEGFDVVTGTLGDKWLLSCFGILHMYKGLFFRVIPGVQRLDSNYAGIFRFCIWWCGQWVEVLVDDQLPTVHGKLAFMHCSHSEQLWPALLEKAYAKMHGSYEALKYGNLHDGLVELTGGITETIPLADIEDPIRLHNLLQTTSIVTAYHSANSVKNIESGIRYRMYNMERVETPGGYIHLVRLGKPLASGEKPFNHLVLDKTTWNSIPISERDRLTSTTTGFWMLYTDFISMFAQLDLVHISGENSHIEATLADKQKWLIRSHQGRWMKGVTAGGCRNHAEFFHMNPQIQILVSEPDTVFVSLSQHSIMEPKVIGFSIYRISKPLTEIAPSTLFKKIKSSINSKYTNSRQVSERCDLEAGAYLIIPTTFEPRQEGNFTLRVCSLKQHKVNLLDCFPQTLKMALLKPPTQINSNTFQLYDSQFLQLADEHKTINAFELQELLERCLPNDYIKSCATIETCRQVVLSMEKDGLGRITLNDFKNLIYSLRYWQEVFKRYSTEKMGVLRVERFRDALRDVGFAVPERVMALLVLKYMRKDGMLRFGDFVSAIVLLHRAFVAEVGFDLLTLGFR from the exons ATGGCGGATTATACAGAAATAAAGACGAACTGCCTCCAAAAGTTCCAACTATGGGAAGACCCTGATTTCCCAGCTACACAAAGTTCCGTGTTTTATCATCAAGTGCcacctttccaatttgaatgGAAAAGACCTCAT GAGCTGTACCTTAATCCAAAGTTTATTCACGAAGGATACGAGGGGTTCGATGTGGTGACCGGCACACTCG gTGACAAATGGCTACTGTCGTGTTTCGGAatattacatatgtataaagGTCTATTTTTTCGAGTCATACCCGGGGTCCAAAGGCTTGATTCTAATTATGCTGGCATATTTCG GTTTTGTATTTGGTGGTGTGGACAATGGGTAGAAGTATTAGTTGATGACCAACTGCCCACAGTGCATGGCAAGCTGGCTTTCATGCATTGCAGTCATTCGGAACAGTTGTGGCCAGCTTTATTAGAGAAGGCTTACGCTAA AATGCACGGATCGTATGAAGCTCTGAAATACGGGAACCTTCACGATGGGCTTGTTGAGTTAACCGGCGGCATAACAGAGACTATTCCTCTTGCAGATATCGAAGACCCAATTAGACTACATAACTTATTACAGACTACGAGTATTGTTACAGCCTATCATTCTGCCaattctgttaaaaatatagaatctGGAATACGTTACAGAATGTATAATATGGAAAGG GTAGAAACCCCGGGAGGCTACATACACTTGGTACGCTTGGGAAAACCTCTAGCGTCCGGCGAAAAGCCTTTCAACCATCTGGTATTAGACAAAACAAC GTGGAATTCAATACCAATATCAGAAAGAGACCGATTGACATCTACAACAACTGGCTTCTGGATGCTTTATACAGACTTCATAAGCATGTTCGCCCAATTAGATTTAGTTCACATCAGTGGAGAAAATAGTCACATTGAAGCCACACTCGCAGATAAGCAAAAGTGGCTAATAAGGTCTCATCAAGGGAGGTGGATGAAGGGAGTCACGGCTGGCGGCTGTAGAAATCACGCTG AATTTTTCCACATGAATCcgcaaattcaaatattggtTAGTGAACCAGACACAGTTTTTGTATCGCTCAGTCAACACAGTATCATGGAACCGAAAGTTATAGgatttagtatttatagaaTCTCAAAACCACTTACGGAAATCGCACCCTCCACcttatttaagaaaatcaaGAGCTCTATTAATTCTAAATACACGAATAGCAGACAAGTTAGTGAAAG GTGCGACCTAGAAGCTGGTGCTTACTTAATCATACCTACAACCTTCGAACCACGTCAAGAGGGAAATTTCACACTCCGAGTTTGTTCCTTGAAGCAACacaaagttaatttattagattGCTTTCCGCAGACATTAAAAATGGCTCTGCTAAAACCGCCAACTCAAATAAACTCTAATACATTTCAACTGTACGATTCACAATTCCTTCAACTAGCGGATGAACACAAAACTATAAACGCGTTTGAACTTCAAGAACTGTTGGAGAGATGTTTACCCAACGATTACATCAAGAGCTGCGCAACGATAGAAACATGCCGGCAAGTTGTGTTATCTATGGAA AAGGACGGATTGGGTCGTATTACGTTAAACGACTTcaagaatttaatatacagcTTAAGATATTGGCAAGAAGTGTTCAAGCGATATTCCACCGAGAAAATGGGAGTGTTACGAGTAGAAAGATTCCGTGATGCTCTACGTGACGTTGGTTTCGCTGTGCCCGAGAGGGTCATGGCTCTTCTGGTCCTCAAATACATGAGGAAGGATGGAATGCTGAGATTCGGCGACTTTGTATCTGCTATCGTTCTTTTGCATAGAGCATTTG
- the LOC119835628 gene encoding calpain-C isoform X2 — MADYTEIKTNCLQKFQLWEDPDFPATQSSVFYHQVPPFQFEWKRPHELYLNPKFIHEGYEGFDVVTGTLGDKWLLSCFGILHMYKGLFFRVIPGVQRLDSNYAGIFRFCIWWCGQWVEVLVDDQLPTVHGKLAFMHCSHSEQLWPALLEKAYAKMHGSYEALKYGNLHDGLVELTGGITETIPLADIEDPIRLHNLLQTTSIVTAYHSANSVKNIESGIRYRMYNMERVETPGGYIHLVRLGKPLASGEKPFNHLVLDKTTWNSIPISERDRLTSTTTGFWMLYTDFISMFAQLDLVHISGENSHIEATLADKQKWLIRSHQGRWMKGVTAGGCRNHAEFFHMNPQIQILVSEPDTVFVSLSQHSIMEPKVIGFSIYRISKPLTEIAPSTLFKKIKSSINSKYTNSRQVSERCDLEAGAYLIIPTTFEPRQEGNFTLRVCSLKQHKVNLLDCFPQTLKMALLKPPTQINSNTFQLYDSQFLQLADEHKTINAFELQELLERCLPNDYIKSCATIETCRQVVLSMEDGLGRITLNDFKNLIYSLRYWQEVFKRYSTEKMGVLRVERFRDALRDVGFAVPERVMALLVLKYMRKDGMLRFGDFVSAIVLLHRAFDMFFSNCSSSTYKIQLTFSEWLKLALTC, encoded by the exons ATGGCGGATTATACAGAAATAAAGACGAACTGCCTCCAAAAGTTCCAACTATGGGAAGACCCTGATTTCCCAGCTACACAAAGTTCCGTGTTTTATCATCAAGTGCcacctttccaatttgaatgGAAAAGACCTCAT GAGCTGTACCTTAATCCAAAGTTTATTCACGAAGGATACGAGGGGTTCGATGTGGTGACCGGCACACTCG gTGACAAATGGCTACTGTCGTGTTTCGGAatattacatatgtataaagGTCTATTTTTTCGAGTCATACCCGGGGTCCAAAGGCTTGATTCTAATTATGCTGGCATATTTCG GTTTTGTATTTGGTGGTGTGGACAATGGGTAGAAGTATTAGTTGATGACCAACTGCCCACAGTGCATGGCAAGCTGGCTTTCATGCATTGCAGTCATTCGGAACAGTTGTGGCCAGCTTTATTAGAGAAGGCTTACGCTAA AATGCACGGATCGTATGAAGCTCTGAAATACGGGAACCTTCACGATGGGCTTGTTGAGTTAACCGGCGGCATAACAGAGACTATTCCTCTTGCAGATATCGAAGACCCAATTAGACTACATAACTTATTACAGACTACGAGTATTGTTACAGCCTATCATTCTGCCaattctgttaaaaatatagaatctGGAATACGTTACAGAATGTATAATATGGAAAGG GTAGAAACCCCGGGAGGCTACATACACTTGGTACGCTTGGGAAAACCTCTAGCGTCCGGCGAAAAGCCTTTCAACCATCTGGTATTAGACAAAACAAC GTGGAATTCAATACCAATATCAGAAAGAGACCGATTGACATCTACAACAACTGGCTTCTGGATGCTTTATACAGACTTCATAAGCATGTTCGCCCAATTAGATTTAGTTCACATCAGTGGAGAAAATAGTCACATTGAAGCCACACTCGCAGATAAGCAAAAGTGGCTAATAAGGTCTCATCAAGGGAGGTGGATGAAGGGAGTCACGGCTGGCGGCTGTAGAAATCACGCTG AATTTTTCCACATGAATCcgcaaattcaaatattggtTAGTGAACCAGACACAGTTTTTGTATCGCTCAGTCAACACAGTATCATGGAACCGAAAGTTATAGgatttagtatttatagaaTCTCAAAACCACTTACGGAAATCGCACCCTCCACcttatttaagaaaatcaaGAGCTCTATTAATTCTAAATACACGAATAGCAGACAAGTTAGTGAAAG GTGCGACCTAGAAGCTGGTGCTTACTTAATCATACCTACAACCTTCGAACCACGTCAAGAGGGAAATTTCACACTCCGAGTTTGTTCCTTGAAGCAACacaaagttaatttattagattGCTTTCCGCAGACATTAAAAATGGCTCTGCTAAAACCGCCAACTCAAATAAACTCTAATACATTTCAACTGTACGATTCACAATTCCTTCAACTAGCGGATGAACACAAAACTATAAACGCGTTTGAACTTCAAGAACTGTTGGAGAGATGTTTACCCAACGATTACATCAAGAGCTGCGCAACGATAGAAACATGCCGGCAAGTTGTGTTATCTATGGAA GACGGATTGGGTCGTATTACGTTAAACGACTTcaagaatttaatatacagcTTAAGATATTGGCAAGAAGTGTTCAAGCGATATTCCACCGAGAAAATGGGAGTGTTACGAGTAGAAAGATTCCGTGATGCTCTACGTGACGTTGGTTTCGCTGTGCCCGAGAGGGTCATGGCTCTTCTGGTCCTCAAATACATGAGGAAGGATGGAATGCTGAGATTCGGCGACTTTGTATCTGCTATCGTTCTTTTGCATAGAGCATTTG ATATGTTCTTCAGTAACTGCTCATCGagtacatacaaaatacaattaacattttcTGAG
- the LOC119835628 gene encoding calpain-C isoform X1: protein MADYTEIKTNCLQKFQLWEDPDFPATQSSVFYHQVPPFQFEWKRPHELYLNPKFIHEGYEGFDVVTGTLGDKWLLSCFGILHMYKGLFFRVIPGVQRLDSNYAGIFRFCIWWCGQWVEVLVDDQLPTVHGKLAFMHCSHSEQLWPALLEKAYAKMHGSYEALKYGNLHDGLVELTGGITETIPLADIEDPIRLHNLLQTTSIVTAYHSANSVKNIESGIRYRMYNMERVETPGGYIHLVRLGKPLASGEKPFNHLVLDKTTWNSIPISERDRLTSTTTGFWMLYTDFISMFAQLDLVHISGENSHIEATLADKQKWLIRSHQGRWMKGVTAGGCRNHAEFFHMNPQIQILVSEPDTVFVSLSQHSIMEPKVIGFSIYRISKPLTEIAPSTLFKKIKSSINSKYTNSRQVSERCDLEAGAYLIIPTTFEPRQEGNFTLRVCSLKQHKVNLLDCFPQTLKMALLKPPTQINSNTFQLYDSQFLQLADEHKTINAFELQELLERCLPNDYIKSCATIETCRQVVLSMEKDGLGRITLNDFKNLIYSLRYWQEVFKRYSTEKMGVLRVERFRDALRDVGFAVPERVMALLVLKYMRKDGMLRFGDFVSAIVLLHRAFDMFFSNCSSSTYKIQLTFSEWLKLALTC from the exons ATGGCGGATTATACAGAAATAAAGACGAACTGCCTCCAAAAGTTCCAACTATGGGAAGACCCTGATTTCCCAGCTACACAAAGTTCCGTGTTTTATCATCAAGTGCcacctttccaatttgaatgGAAAAGACCTCAT GAGCTGTACCTTAATCCAAAGTTTATTCACGAAGGATACGAGGGGTTCGATGTGGTGACCGGCACACTCG gTGACAAATGGCTACTGTCGTGTTTCGGAatattacatatgtataaagGTCTATTTTTTCGAGTCATACCCGGGGTCCAAAGGCTTGATTCTAATTATGCTGGCATATTTCG GTTTTGTATTTGGTGGTGTGGACAATGGGTAGAAGTATTAGTTGATGACCAACTGCCCACAGTGCATGGCAAGCTGGCTTTCATGCATTGCAGTCATTCGGAACAGTTGTGGCCAGCTTTATTAGAGAAGGCTTACGCTAA AATGCACGGATCGTATGAAGCTCTGAAATACGGGAACCTTCACGATGGGCTTGTTGAGTTAACCGGCGGCATAACAGAGACTATTCCTCTTGCAGATATCGAAGACCCAATTAGACTACATAACTTATTACAGACTACGAGTATTGTTACAGCCTATCATTCTGCCaattctgttaaaaatatagaatctGGAATACGTTACAGAATGTATAATATGGAAAGG GTAGAAACCCCGGGAGGCTACATACACTTGGTACGCTTGGGAAAACCTCTAGCGTCCGGCGAAAAGCCTTTCAACCATCTGGTATTAGACAAAACAAC GTGGAATTCAATACCAATATCAGAAAGAGACCGATTGACATCTACAACAACTGGCTTCTGGATGCTTTATACAGACTTCATAAGCATGTTCGCCCAATTAGATTTAGTTCACATCAGTGGAGAAAATAGTCACATTGAAGCCACACTCGCAGATAAGCAAAAGTGGCTAATAAGGTCTCATCAAGGGAGGTGGATGAAGGGAGTCACGGCTGGCGGCTGTAGAAATCACGCTG AATTTTTCCACATGAATCcgcaaattcaaatattggtTAGTGAACCAGACACAGTTTTTGTATCGCTCAGTCAACACAGTATCATGGAACCGAAAGTTATAGgatttagtatttatagaaTCTCAAAACCACTTACGGAAATCGCACCCTCCACcttatttaagaaaatcaaGAGCTCTATTAATTCTAAATACACGAATAGCAGACAAGTTAGTGAAAG GTGCGACCTAGAAGCTGGTGCTTACTTAATCATACCTACAACCTTCGAACCACGTCAAGAGGGAAATTTCACACTCCGAGTTTGTTCCTTGAAGCAACacaaagttaatttattagattGCTTTCCGCAGACATTAAAAATGGCTCTGCTAAAACCGCCAACTCAAATAAACTCTAATACATTTCAACTGTACGATTCACAATTCCTTCAACTAGCGGATGAACACAAAACTATAAACGCGTTTGAACTTCAAGAACTGTTGGAGAGATGTTTACCCAACGATTACATCAAGAGCTGCGCAACGATAGAAACATGCCGGCAAGTTGTGTTATCTATGGAA AAGGACGGATTGGGTCGTATTACGTTAAACGACTTcaagaatttaatatacagcTTAAGATATTGGCAAGAAGTGTTCAAGCGATATTCCACCGAGAAAATGGGAGTGTTACGAGTAGAAAGATTCCGTGATGCTCTACGTGACGTTGGTTTCGCTGTGCCCGAGAGGGTCATGGCTCTTCTGGTCCTCAAATACATGAGGAAGGATGGAATGCTGAGATTCGGCGACTTTGTATCTGCTATCGTTCTTTTGCATAGAGCATTTG ATATGTTCTTCAGTAACTGCTCATCGagtacatacaaaatacaattaacattttcTGAG